In Deinococcus maricopensis DSM 21211, one genomic interval encodes:
- the rplI gene encoding 50S ribosomal protein L9 codes for MNVILLEPGRLGQVGEVVKVKPGYARNFLIPQGLALPATTSNMKTLEARIRARQKQLAQEKANAEALAERMKDQTVELHVRAGEGKIYGAVTHADVAEGLAKNGFDVDRRKLDMPKTIKEIGEYEISYKAHPEVSVPLKLIVHAQ; via the coding sequence ATGAACGTCATCCTGCTTGAACCCGGCCGCCTCGGCCAAGTTGGCGAAGTGGTGAAAGTGAAGCCCGGCTACGCCCGGAACTTCCTGATCCCCCAGGGCCTCGCCCTGCCCGCCACGACCAGCAACATGAAAACCCTGGAAGCGCGTATCCGCGCCCGCCAGAAGCAGCTCGCGCAGGAAAAGGCCAACGCCGAAGCCCTCGCCGAGCGCATGAAGGACCAGACCGTCGAACTGCACGTCCGCGCGGGCGAAGGCAAGATCTACGGCGCGGTCACGCACGCGGACGTCGCCGAAGGCCTCGCCAAGAACGGCTTCGACGTGGACCGCCGCAAACTCGACATGCCGAAGACCATCAAGGAAATCGGCGAGTACGAGATCAGCTACAAGGCGCACCCTGAAGTCAGCGTGCCCCTGAAGCTCATCGTCCACGCGCAGTAA
- the hutU gene encoding urocanate hydratase: MTSTIIRAPRGAQRTAKGWIQEAAKRMLMNNLDPEVAEHPQDLIVYGGRGKAARDWQSFHKIVETLDRLENDQTLLVQSGKPVAVLNTHDLAPRVLIANSNLVPNWSTWEVFDRLEKAGLMMYGQMTAGSWIYIGTQGILQGTYETFASAAKKHFGGSLKGTITVTAGLGGMGGAQPLAVKLAGGVSINVEIDPTRIQKRLDTRYLDTVAGSLDEALTLAGQAKNEGRALSIGLLGNAAEVLPELVRRGFTPDLVTDQTSAHDPMWGYLPPARADEDVAELRRTNPDEYLARARDAMAAHVQAIIELQKRGAIAFDYGNNLREQARLAGVTDAFAYPGFVPAFIRDSFCEGRGPFRWVALSGDPADIHATDKALLELFPEDARLQSWLTYAADQIAFQGLPARICWLGYRERDRAGRLFNEMVADGRLSAPIVIGRDHLDAGSVASPYRETEAMLDGSDAVSDWPLLNFATGVASGAGWMSFHHGGGVGMGYSQHSGLVAVADGSEQAAFRLSRCLTNDPAMGVIRHADAGYDLARDVARDRGLDLPSLGVTDRA, encoded by the coding sequence ATGACCTCCACCATCATCCGCGCGCCGCGCGGCGCGCAGCGCACCGCCAAAGGCTGGATTCAGGAAGCCGCCAAACGCATGCTCATGAACAACCTCGACCCCGAGGTCGCCGAGCACCCGCAGGACCTGATCGTGTACGGCGGGCGCGGCAAGGCCGCCCGCGACTGGCAGAGCTTCCATAAGATCGTGGAAACGCTCGACCGCCTCGAGAACGACCAGACGCTGCTCGTGCAGTCCGGCAAGCCCGTCGCGGTGCTGAACACCCACGACCTCGCGCCGCGCGTGCTGATCGCCAACAGCAACCTCGTGCCGAACTGGTCCACCTGGGAGGTCTTCGACCGCCTCGAGAAGGCCGGGCTGATGATGTACGGCCAGATGACGGCCGGGTCGTGGATCTACATCGGCACGCAGGGCATCCTGCAGGGCACGTACGAGACTTTCGCGAGCGCCGCGAAGAAGCACTTCGGCGGCAGCCTGAAAGGCACCATCACCGTCACGGCGGGCCTGGGCGGCATGGGCGGTGCGCAGCCGCTCGCGGTGAAACTCGCGGGCGGCGTCAGCATCAACGTGGAAATCGACCCGACGCGCATCCAGAAGCGCCTCGACACCCGCTACCTCGACACCGTCGCCGGCAGCCTCGACGAGGCCCTCACCCTCGCCGGGCAGGCGAAGAACGAAGGGCGCGCGCTCAGCATCGGCCTGCTCGGCAACGCTGCCGAGGTCCTGCCGGAACTGGTGCGCCGCGGCTTCACGCCGGACCTCGTGACGGACCAGACGAGCGCGCACGACCCCATGTGGGGCTACCTCCCCCCCGCGCGCGCCGACGAGGACGTCGCGGAACTGCGCCGCACGAACCCCGACGAGTACCTCGCCCGCGCCCGCGACGCGATGGCCGCGCACGTGCAGGCGATCATCGAACTCCAGAAGCGCGGCGCCATCGCGTTTGACTACGGCAACAACCTGCGCGAGCAGGCGCGCCTCGCGGGCGTCACGGACGCCTTCGCGTACCCCGGCTTCGTGCCCGCGTTCATCCGCGACAGCTTCTGCGAGGGCCGCGGCCCGTTCCGCTGGGTGGCGCTCAGCGGCGACCCTGCCGACATCCACGCCACGGACAAGGCCCTGCTCGAGCTGTTCCCCGAAGACGCGCGCCTGCAGTCCTGGCTCACGTACGCGGCCGACCAGATCGCCTTCCAGGGCCTCCCGGCGCGCATCTGCTGGCTCGGGTACCGCGAGCGCGACCGCGCCGGACGCCTGTTCAACGAGATGGTCGCCGACGGCCGCCTCAGCGCGCCCATTGTGATCGGCCGTGACCACCTCGACGCGGGCTCCGTGGCCAGCCCGTACCGCGAAACCGAAGCGATGCTGGACGGCAGCGACGCCGTGTCCGACTGGCCCCTGCTGAACTTCGCCACCGGCGTGGCAAGCGGCGCCGGCTGGATGAGCTTCCACCACGGCGGCGGCGTCGGCATGGGCTACAGCCAGCACTCTGGCCTCGTGGCCGTCGCCGACGGCAGCGAACAGGCCGCGTTCCGCCTGAGTCGCTGCCTCACGAATGACCCCGCCATGGGCGTCATCCGCCACGCGGACGCCGGGTACGACCTTGCCCGCGACGTCGCCCGCGACCGCGGCCTGGACCTCCCCAGCCTGGGCGTGACGGACCGCGCATGA
- a CDS encoding c-type cytochrome encodes MMRRLKWIAVGALLGLGTLTLTGRAEDAPDPRAAQVRAGAQVFSLVCAMCHGDRLEGVGGPSLSDSAFRAFYEGTTVHGIYNRVRDEMPLDRPGSLTDQEALDVVAYVLRANGVPLPDGGVRADTLDAPVHFAAAPQEDAANPAERAAP; translated from the coding sequence ATGATGCGGCGCCTGAAGTGGATCGCGGTGGGCGCCCTGCTCGGCCTGGGGACCCTGACCCTGACGGGACGCGCCGAGGACGCCCCGGACCCGCGCGCGGCGCAGGTGCGTGCGGGCGCGCAGGTGTTCTCGTTGGTGTGCGCCATGTGCCACGGCGACCGCCTGGAGGGCGTGGGCGGGCCGTCCCTGTCGGACTCGGCATTCCGGGCGTTCTACGAGGGCACAACCGTACACGGCATCTACAACCGCGTGCGCGACGAGATGCCCCTGGACCGCCCCGGCTCCCTGACGGACCAGGAAGCGCTGGACGTCGTGGCGTACGTGCTGCGCGCGAACGGCGTGCCGCTGCCCGACGGGGGCGTGCGCGCGGACACGCTCGACGCTCCTGTGCATTTCGCGGCGGCCCCTCAGGAGGACGCCGCGAACCCCGCGGAGCGCGCCGCGCCCTGA
- a CDS encoding Fur family transcriptional regulator, which produces MPMVRNTKQRQAVLEVLRGARTHPDAAWIHGEVRRALPNISLGTVYRTLDALARDGVIMTIESAGQATRYDYKHDGHAHHHAVCRGCGAIFDIDAALIAPPPAPSLPVGFQVMDVRLEYHGICPACASQKH; this is translated from the coding sequence ATGCCGATGGTGAGGAACACCAAGCAGCGTCAGGCCGTGCTGGAGGTCCTGCGCGGCGCGCGCACGCACCCGGACGCCGCGTGGATTCACGGCGAGGTGCGCCGCGCCCTGCCGAACATCAGTCTGGGGACCGTGTACCGCACGCTGGACGCCCTCGCGCGTGACGGCGTCATCATGACCATCGAGAGTGCCGGTCAGGCGACCCGGTACGACTACAAGCATGACGGGCACGCGCACCACCACGCGGTGTGCCGGGGGTGCGGCGCGATTTTCGATATTGACGCGGCGCTCATCGCGCCGCCGCCCGCGCCGTCCCTGCCGGTGGGCTTTCAGGTGATGGACGTGCGTCTGGAGTACCACGGCATCTGCCCGGCGTGCGCCAGCCAGAAGCACTGA
- a CDS encoding potassium/proton antiporter — protein MHDDAHVEGLFLAAGLLLLLSITLSKAGGRVGIPGLLLFLGVGMLAGSEGPGGIAFNDYGLAQAVGTVALCFILFQGGLDTPWVQVKPVLRRGLSLATIAVLGTAALMATFAHYVFGMPWIMSALLGAVVSSTDASAVFSVLKERRLGLKGDITPLLEFESGGNDPMAVFLTLGLVTLALHPEAGALSILPLFLKQMLIGGLAGLVLGRAGLWIINRAQLQFEGLYPVLTIAVALTVFSATAVAGGSGFLAVYIAGLILGNAEFIHKRSLVQFHDGLSWLMQITMFLTLGLLVFPSQLLPTAGMALACSFFLMFFARPFSVHLALLRARMPFREKAMVAWVGLRGAVPIVLATFPLLAGVPGAGVLFNIVFFIVLTSVLVQGTTLTLVARLFGVREALHERTPFFSEYTPTGHNRNEMVEVEVRPGSAADGERIMDLHLPPEALVILVHRGGEYLIPKGVTALQGGDAALVLAAGEELRVVREKFGHAH, from the coding sequence ATGCACGACGACGCGCACGTGGAGGGCCTGTTTCTCGCGGCGGGCCTGCTGCTGCTGCTCAGCATCACGCTCAGCAAGGCGGGCGGACGCGTCGGCATTCCGGGCCTGCTGCTGTTCCTGGGCGTCGGCATGCTCGCCGGGTCCGAGGGGCCGGGCGGCATTGCCTTCAACGATTACGGCCTCGCGCAGGCGGTCGGCACGGTCGCGCTGTGCTTCATCCTGTTCCAGGGGGGCCTCGATACGCCCTGGGTGCAGGTGAAGCCGGTGCTGCGGCGCGGCCTGTCCCTGGCGACCATCGCTGTGCTGGGGACGGCCGCGCTGATGGCGACGTTCGCGCATTACGTGTTCGGGATGCCGTGGATCATGAGTGCGCTGCTCGGCGCGGTCGTGAGCAGCACCGACGCGTCCGCGGTGTTCTCGGTGCTTAAGGAGCGCCGCCTGGGCCTCAAGGGGGACATCACGCCGCTGCTGGAGTTCGAGTCCGGCGGGAACGACCCGATGGCCGTGTTCCTGACGCTCGGCCTAGTCACGCTCGCCCTGCACCCGGAAGCGGGCGCGCTGAGTATCCTGCCGCTGTTCCTGAAGCAGATGCTGATCGGCGGCCTCGCGGGGCTGGTGCTGGGCCGGGCGGGCCTGTGGATCATCAACCGCGCGCAGCTGCAGTTCGAGGGGCTGTACCCGGTGCTCACCATCGCCGTGGCCCTGACGGTGTTCAGCGCGACCGCCGTGGCGGGCGGCAGCGGCTTCCTCGCCGTGTACATCGCCGGGCTGATCCTCGGCAACGCGGAATTCATCCATAAGCGCTCGCTGGTGCAGTTCCATGACGGGCTGTCGTGGCTGATGCAGATCACGATGTTTCTCACGCTCGGCCTGCTGGTCTTCCCGAGTCAGCTGCTGCCCACGGCGGGCATGGCCCTCGCGTGTTCGTTCTTCCTGATGTTTTTCGCGCGGCCGTTCAGCGTGCACCTGGCGCTGCTGCGCGCCCGCATGCCGTTCCGGGAGAAGGCCATGGTCGCGTGGGTGGGCCTGCGCGGGGCCGTACCCATCGTGCTCGCGACCTTTCCGCTGCTCGCAGGCGTGCCGGGCGCGGGCGTGCTGTTCAACATCGTGTTCTTCATTGTGCTGACCAGCGTGCTCGTGCAGGGCACCACGCTGACGCTCGTGGCGCGCCTGTTCGGCGTGCGTGAGGCCCTGCACGAGCGCACGCCGTTCTTCAGTGAGTACACGCCCACCGGCCACAACCGCAACGAAATGGTCGAGGTGGAGGTGCGGCCCGGCAGCGCCGCCGACGGGGAGCGTATCATGGACCTGCACCTCCCGCCGGAGGCACTGGTCATTCTGGTGCACCGCGGCGGCGAGTACCTGATTCCGAAAGGCGTGACGGCCCTGCAGGGCGGGGACGCCGCGCTGGTGCTCGCGGCGGGCGAGGAGCTCCGGGTGGTCCGGGAGAAGTTCGGGCACGCGCACTGA
- a CDS encoding metallophosphoesterase family protein, with amino-acid sequence MKLAVIADLHANLEATLAVHADIQRRGIQDIWVLGDLVGKGPRPREVVEWVQAHATRVIQGNWDARVAGATNRPQDLWPRSKLTPAQLAYLGDLPFGVEEVFARQTWRFVHASSKGVFHRLYPHSSLHEQLEAFEPNPQHALRARADALVYADIHEALMLDVEGRPLINCGSVGNPLDSTLPCYLVLDFDDVGYMASFVRLPYNRDAEIAAAEASGMPFTREYIAELLTGAYQKRKARSGE; translated from the coding sequence ATGAAACTCGCCGTCATCGCTGACCTGCACGCCAACCTGGAGGCGACGCTGGCCGTCCACGCGGACATCCAGCGCCGTGGCATCCAGGACATCTGGGTGCTCGGGGACCTCGTCGGCAAGGGACCCCGCCCACGCGAGGTGGTGGAGTGGGTGCAGGCGCACGCCACCCGCGTCATCCAGGGCAACTGGGACGCGCGCGTCGCGGGCGCTACCAACCGCCCGCAGGACCTGTGGCCTCGCAGTAAACTCACGCCCGCGCAACTCGCCTACCTCGGGGACCTTCCGTTCGGCGTGGAGGAGGTGTTCGCGCGGCAGACGTGGCGCTTTGTGCACGCCAGCAGCAAGGGCGTCTTCCACCGCCTGTACCCGCACAGCAGTTTGCACGAGCAGCTTGAGGCGTTCGAGCCGAACCCGCAGCACGCCCTGCGCGCCCGCGCCGACGCGCTCGTGTACGCCGACATTCACGAGGCGCTGATGCTGGACGTGGAGGGTCGCCCGCTCATCAACTGCGGGTCGGTCGGCAATCCGCTCGACAGCACCCTCCCGTGCTACCTGGTGCTGGATTTCGATGATGTGGGGTACATGGCGTCGTTCGTGCGCCTGCCCTACAACCGTGACGCCGAGATCGCTGCCGCCGAAGCCAGCGGGATGCCGTTCACGCGCGAGTACATCGCGGAACTGCTGACCGGTGCGTACCAGAAACGCAAGGCGCGCAGCGGCGAGTAA
- a CDS encoding IclR family transcriptional regulator, producing MQSLRKASEVLRAFSAAQPEWGARALAAHLGVPRATAHAYLTGLAEAGFLRRTPRGQYRLSWHLAEFGAQLTATLPWFPAARGALADLASSTRALGFLCVLEDDRVVCINRALGDPDADQAQIQTDVTLPANATAAGKLLYAHANLPTPTFEPYTASTITTPDEWAGELARVRADGYAHAIEEWVPGHCALGVPLRWEGEVVAAFGVQLPTARFLARERRLLDRVQGAARSAGFAASS from the coding sequence ATGCAGTCCCTGCGCAAGGCGTCCGAGGTGCTGCGCGCCTTCAGCGCCGCGCAGCCCGAGTGGGGCGCGCGCGCGCTCGCCGCGCACCTCGGCGTGCCGCGCGCCACTGCGCACGCGTACCTCACCGGCCTCGCCGAGGCGGGCTTCCTGCGGCGCACGCCACGCGGGCAGTACCGCCTGAGCTGGCACCTCGCGGAGTTCGGCGCGCAGCTCACCGCCACCCTCCCGTGGTTCCCGGCCGCGCGCGGCGCCCTCGCGGACCTCGCGAGCAGCACGCGCGCCCTGGGGTTTCTGTGCGTGCTGGAGGACGACCGCGTCGTGTGCATCAACCGCGCGCTCGGCGACCCGGACGCCGACCAGGCACAGATTCAGACGGACGTGACCCTCCCCGCGAACGCCACCGCCGCCGGGAAGCTGCTGTACGCGCACGCGAACCTGCCCACCCCGACGTTCGAGCCGTACACGGCCAGCACCATCACCACGCCAGACGAGTGGGCCGGGGAACTCGCGCGCGTCCGCGCGGACGGGTACGCGCACGCCATTGAGGAGTGGGTGCCCGGGCACTGCGCGCTGGGCGTGCCGCTGCGCTGGGAAGGGGAGGTCGTGGCGGCGTTCGGCGTGCAGCTGCCCACAGCCCGTTTTCTCGCGCGGGAACGCCGGCTGCTCGACCGCGTTCAGGGCGCGGCGCGCTCCGCGGGGTTCGCGGCGTCCTCCTGA
- the rpsF gene encoding 30S ribosomal protein S6, whose product MQAQYDLNLILNPSLSAEQLATEKTYIEGAVTNAGAELVNVDEAGNRRLAYSIEKEREGYYLFYTIKASGNPEKDIAASLRLRDNVRRVLVVKDRPEWKTKKA is encoded by the coding sequence ATGCAAGCCCAATACGATCTGAACCTGATCCTGAACCCCAGCCTCAGCGCCGAGCAGCTCGCCACGGAAAAGACCTACATCGAAGGTGCCGTGACGAACGCCGGTGCGGAACTCGTGAACGTGGACGAAGCCGGCAACCGCCGCCTCGCCTACTCCATCGAGAAGGAGCGCGAAGGGTACTACCTGTTCTACACCATCAAGGCCAGCGGCAACCCTGAAAAGGACATCGCTGCGAGCCTGCGCCTGCGCGACAACGTGCGCCGCGTGCTGGTGGTCAAGGACCGCCCCGAGTGGAAGACCAAAAAAGCCTGA
- a CDS encoding 23S rRNA (cytosine(2499)-C(5))-methyltransferase has product MPEQISPSLPRLRLRVTQAAASRLRGGHPWLYADSILHQNREGASGDLAVIYDRNDKFLAIGLFDPNSPLRLRVLHAGKPQTIDDAWWRARLDETLARRAHLFDERTNGYRLINGESDGWPGVVLDRYADTLVLKVYTSAWFPHWASVLGALVERFPEERLVLRLSRNIQKVAAKQYGLHDGQVLRGPTPDGPVVFAENGVYFEADVLQGQKTGFFLDQRDNRRRVEGLARGRRVLNAFSFSGGFSLYAARGGATSVVSLDISRHALASAERNFALNADDPNIRASEHHPVQADVFEWLKDAPARSFDLIILDPPSLAKRESERAGAVRAYARLVSDALRLLDRGGVLVAASCSAHVSADEFFGAVRDAVRASKRDFRELRTALHAPDHHATFPEAQYLKAIYLSVP; this is encoded by the coding sequence ATGCCTGAACAGATCTCCCCTTCCCTTCCGCGCCTGCGCCTGCGCGTCACGCAGGCCGCCGCGAGCCGCCTGCGCGGCGGCCACCCGTGGCTGTACGCGGACAGCATCCTCCACCAGAACCGCGAGGGCGCGTCCGGCGACCTCGCGGTCATCTACGACCGGAACGACAAGTTCCTCGCCATTGGCCTGTTCGACCCGAACTCGCCGCTGCGCCTGCGCGTCCTGCACGCCGGGAAGCCGCAGACCATCGATGACGCGTGGTGGCGCGCGCGACTCGACGAGACGCTCGCGCGCCGCGCCCACCTGTTCGACGAACGCACGAACGGCTACCGCCTCATCAACGGCGAGAGCGACGGCTGGCCGGGCGTGGTGCTGGACCGCTACGCGGACACGCTGGTCCTGAAGGTGTACACCAGTGCGTGGTTCCCGCACTGGGCGAGCGTGCTGGGCGCGCTCGTGGAGCGCTTCCCGGAGGAGCGCCTCGTGCTGCGCCTCAGCCGCAACATCCAGAAGGTCGCCGCGAAGCAGTACGGCCTGCATGACGGGCAGGTGCTGCGCGGCCCCACCCCGGACGGGCCGGTCGTGTTCGCGGAGAACGGCGTGTACTTCGAGGCGGACGTCCTGCAGGGCCAGAAGACCGGGTTCTTCCTCGATCAGCGTGACAACCGCCGCCGCGTGGAGGGCCTCGCGCGCGGACGGCGGGTGCTGAACGCCTTCAGCTTCTCCGGGGGGTTCTCGCTGTACGCGGCGCGCGGCGGCGCGACGTCGGTGGTGAGCCTCGACATCAGCCGGCACGCGCTGGCAAGCGCCGAGCGGAACTTCGCGCTGAACGCGGACGACCCGAACATCCGGGCGAGCGAGCATCACCCCGTGCAGGCGGACGTATTCGAGTGGCTCAAGGACGCGCCCGCGCGCAGCTTCGACCTGATCATCCTGGACCCACCCTCCCTCGCGAAGCGTGAGTCGGAACGGGCGGGCGCCGTGCGGGCATACGCGCGCCTCGTGTCGGACGCGCTGCGCCTGCTCGACCGGGGTGGCGTGCTCGTGGCGGCGTCGTGCTCCGCGCACGTGAGCGCCGACGAGTTCTTCGGTGCGGTCCGGGACGCGGTGCGCGCCTCGAAGCGCGACTTCCGGGAACTGCGCACCGCGCTGCACGCCCCGGACCACCACGCGACCTTCCCGGAAGCGCAGTACTTGAAGGCCATCTACCTGAGCGTGCCATGA
- a CDS encoding response regulator: MPRVLVVDDDAAILKLVSVILTRAGHEVRTCAHPNEALDLLNVMTPDLVISDVVMPYMTGYEFLEHVRAQPNMADLPFMLLSSHAERDDVRRGMNLGADDYLPKPFTPHDLTSAVDARLRRAGQKVQAQSGLEARALGTAQVMWQGQHVQWVSRKALELFFFLLERKEVSSWEAAEALWPEKDEARASSLFHTTLHRLRRSLSPEAVTSQNRRYALTATLNPEYDVRQYERLAGQAERARLGLDELRELVDQYGEFLPGVDSPWCDDVRQRLQDTQISLLGLAARAAHDAGRHKDAAHFHQKALTLDPLSEPDWSGLERALSSIGDSRADLARQRVAWWATDL; encoded by the coding sequence ATGCCCCGAGTGCTGGTGGTCGACGACGACGCCGCCATCCTGAAACTGGTGAGCGTGATCCTGACGCGCGCCGGTCACGAAGTGCGCACCTGCGCGCACCCCAACGAGGCCCTCGACCTGCTGAACGTCATGACGCCCGACCTCGTCATCTCCGACGTGGTCATGCCGTACATGACCGGCTACGAGTTCCTCGAACACGTGCGCGCCCAACCCAACATGGCGGACCTGCCGTTCATGCTGCTGTCCAGCCACGCCGAACGCGACGACGTCCGGCGCGGCATGAACCTCGGCGCGGACGACTACCTGCCCAAACCCTTCACGCCGCACGACCTCACCAGCGCCGTGGACGCGCGCCTGCGCCGCGCCGGCCAGAAGGTCCAGGCGCAAAGCGGCCTGGAGGCGCGCGCGCTCGGCACTGCCCAGGTCATGTGGCAGGGCCAGCACGTGCAGTGGGTGTCCCGCAAGGCGCTCGAACTGTTCTTCTTCCTGCTGGAACGCAAGGAGGTCAGCAGCTGGGAAGCGGCCGAGGCGCTCTGGCCGGAAAAGGACGAGGCGCGCGCCAGCAGCCTGTTCCACACCACCCTGCACCGCCTGCGCCGCAGCCTCTCGCCCGAAGCGGTCACCAGCCAGAACCGCCGCTACGCCCTCACGGCCACCCTCAACCCGGAGTACGACGTGCGACAGTACGAACGCCTCGCCGGTCAGGCGGAACGCGCGCGCCTCGGCCTGGATGAACTGCGCGAACTCGTGGACCAGTACGGGGAGTTCCTGCCGGGCGTGGATTCCCCCTGGTGCGATGACGTGCGCCAGCGCCTGCAGGACACGCAGATCTCGCTGCTCGGCCTGGCGGCGCGCGCCGCGCATGACGCCGGGCGTCACAAGGACGCCGCGCACTTCCACCAGAAGGCCCTGACGCTCGACCCGCTCAGCGAACCCGACTGGTCCGGGCTGGAACGCGCGCTGAGCAGCATCGGCGACTCCCGCGCGGACCTCGCGCGGCAACGCGTCGCGTGGTGGGCCACCGACCTGTAA
- a CDS encoding response regulator transcription factor — MEQRILLIEDNPDITRVVQYELEQSGYRVLSAPDGITGLTSARENNPDLVILDLGLPDFDGAEIARRLRKTSAVPIIILTAMDAVDRKVNLLEAGADDYMTKPFHPEELVARVKVQLRHQQHGEVIQIGALEIHPQKRLCHYNGHEVRLSPKEFDLLTFLARQPGRVYSRQEIEREVWNGELPSNSNVVDVHMANMRAKLRDLDGYGIIRTVRGIGYALKTP; from the coding sequence ATGGAACAACGCATTCTCCTGATCGAAGACAACCCGGACATCACCCGCGTCGTCCAGTACGAACTGGAACAGAGTGGGTACCGTGTCCTCTCCGCCCCCGACGGCATCACCGGCCTCACGAGCGCCCGAGAGAACAACCCGGACCTCGTGATTCTCGACCTGGGCCTCCCGGACTTCGACGGCGCCGAAATCGCCCGTCGACTCCGCAAAACCAGCGCCGTCCCCATCATCATCCTCACCGCCATGGACGCCGTCGACCGCAAAGTAAACCTGCTCGAAGCCGGCGCCGACGACTACATGACCAAACCCTTCCACCCGGAAGAACTGGTCGCGCGCGTCAAGGTCCAGTTGCGTCACCAGCAGCACGGCGAAGTCATCCAGATCGGCGCGCTCGAAATCCACCCACAGAAGCGCCTCTGCCACTACAACGGCCACGAAGTGCGCCTCAGCCCCAAAGAATTCGACCTGCTCACCTTCCTCGCCCGCCAGCCCGGCCGCGTGTACTCCCGCCAGGAAATCGAACGGGAAGTCTGGAACGGCGAACTGCCCAGCAACAGCAACGTCGTGGACGTCCACATGGCCAACATGCGCGCCAAGCTCCGCGACCTCGACGGGTACGGCATCATCCGCACCGTCCGCGGCATCGGCTACGCCCTCAAGACCCCCTAA
- a CDS encoding single-stranded DNA-binding protein: protein MARGMNHVYLVGTLARDPELRYTPSGVAVYEATVAGEDHVIGNDGRERKLPWYHRVSMLGKPAEWMSERGLKAGDPVMVEGTLEYNQWESPEGGKRSVVRVKALRMEGLAFTSAENVQDAGGGVRLAGGLNQVMVIGNLPRDPELRYTPAGDAVLGLGLAVNESYKDRNGQQVEKTHWIDATLWRELAESMQNLKKGDPVLVVGRLVNEAWTDKDGNKRNSTKVEATKVEALSRGAGAGGPAATPAAPRQATGSAARPSSYGQSAARPANQGYRSGSLDIDQGLNDFPPEEEDLPF, encoded by the coding sequence ATGGCCCGAGGCATGAACCACGTTTACCTGGTCGGCACCCTTGCCCGCGACCCCGAACTCCGTTACACCCCCAGTGGCGTCGCCGTTTACGAAGCGACCGTCGCCGGCGAGGACCACGTGATCGGGAACGACGGACGCGAACGCAAACTCCCCTGGTACCACCGCGTCAGCATGCTTGGCAAACCCGCCGAGTGGATGAGCGAACGCGGCCTCAAAGCCGGCGACCCCGTTATGGTCGAAGGCACCCTTGAGTACAACCAATGGGAAAGCCCTGAGGGCGGCAAACGCAGCGTCGTGCGCGTCAAGGCCCTGCGTATGGAAGGCCTTGCCTTCACCAGCGCGGAAAACGTCCAGGACGCCGGTGGCGGCGTACGCCTCGCAGGCGGCCTCAACCAAGTGATGGTCATCGGGAACCTCCCGCGCGACCCTGAACTCCGCTACACCCCCGCCGGGGACGCGGTGCTCGGACTTGGCCTCGCCGTCAACGAAAGCTACAAAGACCGCAACGGCCAGCAAGTCGAAAAAACCCACTGGATCGACGCAACCCTCTGGCGTGAACTCGCCGAGAGCATGCAGAACCTCAAAAAAGGCGACCCGGTGCTGGTGGTCGGACGACTCGTGAACGAAGCGTGGACCGACAAAGACGGCAACAAACGCAACTCCACCAAAGTAGAAGCGACCAAGGTCGAGGCTCTCTCCCGAGGCGCGGGCGCAGGCGGCCCCGCAGCCACCCCCGCCGCACCCCGTCAGGCCACGGGCAGCGCGGCGCGCCCCAGCAGCTACGGTCAAAGCGCAGCGCGACCGGCGAACCAGGGGTACCGTTCGGGAAGCCTGGATATTGATCAAGGCCTCAACGATTTCCCGCCCGAGGAAGAAGACCTGCCGTTCTGA